Proteins encoded within one genomic window of Burkholderiaceae bacterium:
- a CDS encoding Iron-sulfur cluster regulator IscR — MRLSTKGRFAVTAMIDVGLRENTGPVSLADIAARHRISLSYLEQLFSRLRQAQLVESTRGPGGGYSLARGADAITVADIIGAVERRTGSSAAEAAGPAAMTAELWAALSAKMAEHMRTITLRSLVSAQRAKGVRIEPRPVRRGVYAKPRPAPVQTTAPNSVFALGRAAAAAR, encoded by the coding sequence ATGCGACTGAGCACCAAGGGCCGTTTCGCCGTCACGGCGATGATCGACGTCGGGCTGCGCGAGAACACCGGTCCGGTTTCGCTGGCCGACATCGCCGCGCGGCACCGAATCTCGCTCTCCTACCTGGAGCAGTTGTTCAGCCGGCTGCGCCAGGCGCAACTGGTGGAGAGCACGCGCGGGCCCGGCGGCGGCTATTCGCTGGCGCGCGGCGCCGACGCGATCACCGTCGCCGACATCATCGGCGCGGTCGAGCGTCGCACCGGATCGAGCGCCGCCGAAGCAGCCGGCCCGGCGGCGATGACCGCCGAACTCTGGGCCGCGCTGAGCGCGAAGATGGCTGAGCACATGCGCACGATCACGCTGCGCTCACTGGTCAGCGCGCAGCGTGCGAAGGGCGTGCGGATCGAGCCGCGGCCGGTGCGACGAGGCGTCTATGCCAAACCCCGGCCCGCGCCGGTGCAGACGACCGCGCCGAACTCGGTGTTCGCGCTCGGGCGCGCCGCGGCGGCAGCACGCTGA
- a CDS encoding MBL-fold metallo-hydrolase superfamily, whose product MVRPSQRLHAQREPAPLRPAATVLLLRDGPAGLEVLMTRRSTSASFAPGAFVFPGGGIDASDAAAHAQAARRGAQSDEQLTQAIAAIRESFEELGVLLARQADGAPVAPQQVAALDRQAPLFAQCAACGLQLAADQVFTLARWITDRDLPRRFDVPFLVARMPAGQQPVADEAEQFEPVWVRPADALARHQAGQFFMIFPTIRTLERLRGFADVDALLAACFASEQPLWTSCPRAGLLGGREARFMEHESPYGELELVSPDGQIVHSLDWQHQQPVALLKNVLRLTAPNPGAMTGPGTNSYLVGDPATGYIAIDPGPADAEHLERLWRAAGGQIRFIVCTHSHPDHSPGAKPLQALCERRPAILGLPSKPTARAASYFTPDRALQDQEHLTITGRGPEGEITHTLRAIHTPGHAANHLCLVLEEDGLLFSGDHVLNGSTTVVDPPDGDMSAYLESLDRLDAACVRYGIDYILPAHGYVLGAARDAIAWLKRHRLEREAKILAVMQAHPDASIDEWVRHAYDDVPPRMWPVAARSLLAHVERLRSLAPGND is encoded by the coding sequence ATGGTCCGACCTTCCCAACGGCTTCATGCGCAGCGCGAACCGGCGCCGTTGCGTCCCGCCGCCACCGTGCTGCTGCTGCGCGACGGCCCGGCCGGCCTCGAGGTGCTGATGACGCGCCGCTCGACGAGCGCGAGCTTCGCGCCCGGCGCGTTCGTGTTCCCCGGCGGCGGCATCGATGCGAGCGATGCAGCGGCGCACGCACAGGCGGCGCGGCGCGGCGCGCAAAGCGACGAGCAGCTGACGCAGGCGATCGCGGCGATCCGCGAGAGCTTCGAGGAACTCGGCGTGCTGCTGGCGCGGCAGGCCGACGGCGCGCCGGTCGCGCCGCAGCAGGTCGCGGCGTTGGACCGGCAGGCGCCGCTCTTCGCGCAATGCGCGGCGTGCGGGCTGCAACTGGCGGCGGACCAGGTGTTCACGCTCGCGCGCTGGATCACGGATCGCGACCTGCCGCGCCGCTTCGACGTACCGTTCCTGGTCGCGCGCATGCCGGCCGGCCAGCAGCCGGTGGCCGACGAGGCCGAGCAGTTCGAGCCGGTCTGGGTGCGGCCGGCCGATGCGCTGGCACGGCACCAGGCCGGGCAGTTCTTCATGATCTTCCCGACGATACGCACGCTCGAGCGATTGCGGGGCTTCGCCGACGTGGACGCGCTGCTCGCGGCCTGCTTTGCTTCCGAGCAGCCGCTGTGGACCAGTTGCCCGCGCGCCGGCCTCCTCGGCGGCCGCGAGGCCCGCTTCATGGAGCACGAGTCGCCGTACGGCGAACTCGAACTGGTCAGCCCGGACGGACAGATCGTGCACAGTCTCGACTGGCAGCACCAGCAGCCGGTCGCGCTCTTGAAGAACGTGCTGCGACTGACCGCGCCGAACCCGGGCGCGATGACCGGCCCGGGCACGAACAGCTACCTGGTCGGCGACCCGGCCACCGGCTATATCGCGATCGACCCCGGGCCGGCCGACGCCGAACACCTGGAGCGGCTATGGCGCGCGGCCGGCGGGCAGATCCGCTTCATCGTCTGCACCCATTCGCACCCCGACCATTCGCCCGGCGCGAAGCCGCTGCAGGCGTTGTGCGAGCGGCGCCCGGCCATCCTGGGCCTGCCATCCAAGCCGACCGCGCGCGCGGCAAGCTACTTCACGCCCGATCGCGCGCTACAGGATCAGGAGCATCTCACCATTACGGGACGCGGGCCGGAAGGCGAAATTACGCATACTTTGCGGGCGATCCACACGCCCGGCCATGCAGCGAATCACCTGTGCCTGGTGCTGGAGGAAGACGGCCTGCTGTTCTCGGGCGACCATGTGCTGAACGGCAGCACCACCGTGGTCGATCCGCCTGACGGCGACATGAGCGCCTACCTCGAATCGCTGGACCGGCTCGACGCCGCCTGCGTGCGGTACGGCATCGACTACATCCTGCCGGCGCACGGCTACGTGCTGGGCGCGGCGCGCGACGCGATCGCTTGGCTGAAGCGCCACCGGCTCGAGCGCGAGGCCAAGATCCTCGCGGTGATGCAGGCGCACCCCGACGCGTCGATCGACGAATGGGTGCGCCACGCCTACGACGACGTGCCGCCCCGGATGTGGCCGGTGGCGGCGCGCTCGCTGCTGGCCCACGTGGAGCGGCTGCGCTCGCTCGCGCCGGGAAACGATTGA
- a CDS encoding Transcriptional regulator, LysR family → MNFRHLHYFWVTARAGGIVRAGEQLHTTPQTLSGQIKLLEDWLGRRLFRKEGRQLALTDDGRLALGYADQIFALGAELEQALRGAPGGRRALAFRVGVADSIAKSLAYRLIEPALSIPEPVRLICSEGRFPDLLAQLALHRLDLVIADEPLSRRTSVKAFNHALGTTTLSFFCAPAPRRSLAGPFPQCLHDAPLLIQSATSPLRQQLEGWLAQHRLRPRVVGEFDDGALMMAFGREGRGVFAAPSVLEQEIALQFGVEVIGRSPELVEEFYAVSVERRITHPCVAAITEAARDRLFGN, encoded by the coding sequence ATGAATTTCAGGCATCTTCACTACTTCTGGGTCACGGCGCGCGCCGGCGGCATCGTGCGCGCCGGCGAGCAACTGCACACGACGCCGCAGACACTGTCCGGGCAGATCAAGCTGCTCGAGGACTGGCTGGGGCGCCGGCTGTTCCGCAAAGAAGGGCGTCAGCTCGCGCTGACCGACGACGGCCGGCTCGCGCTCGGCTATGCGGACCAGATCTTCGCGCTCGGCGCGGAACTCGAGCAGGCGCTGCGCGGCGCGCCCGGCGGCCGGCGCGCACTGGCGTTTCGCGTCGGCGTGGCCGATTCGATCGCGAAATCGCTGGCCTACCGCCTCATCGAACCGGCGCTGTCCATCCCCGAGCCGGTACGGCTGATCTGCAGCGAAGGCCGCTTTCCGGACCTGCTCGCGCAGCTGGCGCTGCACCGGCTCGACCTGGTGATCGCGGACGAGCCGCTATCGCGCCGCACCAGCGTGAAAGCGTTCAATCACGCGCTGGGTACGACCACGCTGAGCTTTTTCTGCGCGCCGGCGCCCCGGCGCAGCCTCGCCGGGCCGTTCCCGCAATGCCTCCATGATGCGCCGCTGCTGATCCAGAGCGCGACCTCGCCGCTGCGCCAGCAGTTGGAAGGCTGGCTCGCACAGCACCGGCTCCGCCCGCGCGTGGTCGGTGAATTCGACGACGGCGCGCTGATGATGGCATTCGGCCGCGAGGGGCGAGGCGTGTTCGCGGCGCCGTCGGTACTCGAGCAGGAAATCGCGCTGCAGTTCGGCGTCGAGGTGATCGGCCGGTCTCCCGAACTGGTCGAGGAGTTCTACGCGGTGTCGGTCGAGCGCCGCATCACGCACCCCTGCGTCGCCGCGATCACCGAGGCGGCACGAGACCGGCTGTTCGGCAACTGA
- a CDS encoding Diaminopimelate epimerase, which yields MRAMRVHFTKMQGAGNDFVVLDETRARLGLQSAQYRFLADRHFGVGADQILSVRPAPAPGVDFEYAIHNADGGEVEQCGNGARCFVRYVHERGLSTKTELRIQTLAGVIEPRLCADGRVSVDMGAPVFDLARVPFNADGLRPQPAGSWEYWPLALEDSSVSAIKLVAILSMGNPHAVQIVDDVESAPVALEGPLVERHPRFPNRVNAGFMQVRSRRRIALRVYERGAGETLACGTGACAAVVAGIRLGLLDASVEVETRGGNLAIEWAGGDAAVRLTGAAETVFEGEIDIPQIA from the coding sequence ATGCGGGCCATGCGCGTGCACTTCACCAAGATGCAGGGAGCCGGCAACGATTTCGTCGTGCTCGACGAGACGCGCGCGCGGCTCGGCTTGCAGAGCGCGCAGTACCGGTTTTTGGCGGACCGCCATTTTGGCGTCGGCGCCGACCAAATTTTGTCGGTGCGGCCGGCGCCGGCGCCCGGCGTCGATTTCGAGTACGCGATCCACAACGCCGACGGCGGCGAGGTCGAGCAATGCGGCAACGGCGCGCGCTGTTTCGTGCGCTATGTGCACGAGCGTGGCCTGAGCACCAAGACCGAATTACGTATCCAGACGCTGGCCGGCGTGATCGAGCCGCGCCTTTGCGCCGACGGCCGTGTGTCAGTGGACATGGGCGCACCGGTGTTCGACCTCGCGCGCGTGCCGTTCAACGCCGACGGATTGCGGCCGCAGCCCGCCGGTTCATGGGAATATTGGCCCTTGGCCCTTGAAGATTCTTCGGTTTCAGCTATAAAATTAGTAGCGATCCTGTCGATGGGCAACCCGCACGCGGTACAGATCGTCGACGACGTGGAGAGCGCGCCGGTCGCGCTGGAAGGCCCGCTGGTCGAGCGCCACCCGCGTTTTCCGAACCGGGTCAACGCCGGCTTCATGCAGGTGCGAAGCCGCCGACGGATCGCGCTGCGCGTCTACGAACGCGGCGCCGGCGAGACGCTGGCCTGCGGCACCGGGGCCTGCGCCGCGGTGGTCGCGGGGATCCGGCTCGGGCTGCTCGACGCCTCGGTCGAGGTCGAGACTCGCGGCGGGAACCTCGCGATCGAATGGGCGGGTGGCGACGCGGCTGTGCGCTTGACCGGCGCGGCCGAGACCGTGTTCGAAGGCGAGATCGACATTCCGCAAATAGCGTGA
- a CDS encoding Metal-binding GTPase YjiA: MSLIPATIITGFLGSGKTTLLNRVLHEAHGQKIAVIENEFGEENIDNDILVADTSEQIIQMNNGCICCTIRDDLRSTLSDLAAKKRSGELDFERVVIETTGLADPGPVAQTFFMDDEIAESYLLDSILTLVDAKHAPRQLDDRQEVRRQIGFADQIFISKTDLVSKEEVDALNHRIRHMNPRAPQRSVHFGEVPISDVFDLRGFNLNTKLEIDPDFLAEDEHDHHDHVHGEHCDHPSHQHDGDHAHDHRHDDDVKSFAFRSDRMFDPARLEDFLGAVVNIYGPRMLRYKGVLNMKGTDRKVIFQGVHQLMGSDLGPEWGAQERRTSKMVFIGIDLPKDIFLQGLDQCLV, encoded by the coding sequence ATGAGTCTGATTCCCGCAACCATCATCACCGGCTTTCTGGGCTCGGGCAAAACGACGCTGCTCAATCGCGTGCTGCACGAGGCGCACGGCCAGAAGATCGCGGTGATCGAGAACGAATTCGGCGAGGAGAACATCGACAACGACATCCTCGTCGCCGACACCTCCGAGCAGATCATCCAGATGAACAACGGCTGCATCTGCTGTACGATCCGCGACGATCTGCGCTCGACGCTGTCCGATCTGGCGGCGAAGAAGCGCAGCGGAGAACTCGACTTCGAGCGCGTGGTGATCGAAACGACCGGGCTGGCCGACCCGGGGCCGGTCGCGCAGACCTTCTTCATGGACGACGAGATCGCCGAGAGCTATCTGCTTGACTCGATCCTGACGCTGGTCGACGCGAAGCACGCGCCGCGGCAACTCGATGATCGCCAGGAGGTGCGGCGCCAGATCGGCTTCGCCGACCAGATCTTCATCAGCAAGACCGACTTGGTCAGCAAGGAAGAGGTCGACGCGCTGAACCACCGCATTCGCCACATGAATCCGCGCGCGCCGCAGCGCAGCGTGCACTTCGGCGAGGTACCGATCTCCGACGTGTTCGACCTGCGCGGCTTCAACCTGAACACCAAGCTCGAGATCGACCCGGACTTTCTGGCGGAGGACGAGCACGACCACCACGACCACGTGCATGGCGAGCATTGCGACCACCCGTCGCACCAGCACGACGGCGACCACGCGCATGATCACCGCCATGACGACGACGTGAAGAGCTTCGCGTTCCGCTCAGACCGGATGTTCGACCCGGCGCGGCTCGAGGATTTCCTGGGCGCCGTGGTCAACATCTATGGCCCGCGCATGCTGCGCTACAAGGGCGTTTTGAACATGAAGGGGACCGATCGGAAGGTCATCTTCCAGGGCGTGCACCAGCTGATGGGCAGTGACCTCGGGCCCGAATGGGGCGCCCAGGAGCGGCGGACCAGCAAGATGGTCTTCATCGGGATCGATCTGCCGAAGGACATCTTCCTGCAAGGGTTGGATCAATGCCTGGTTTGA
- a CDS encoding DksA family protein, with translation MKPNSKEKKPAAKVHKPTAKPAAKKAAKPAAGATRTAARPAAKVATGKAAGLAKSHASAKKLASAAAGKSSGAGKPAKPAAAAPTRPSPERAAKPGAKAVRPIDKPAAQASVARSETAMSDTKATSGAAPRRASKLASAMQPPAAPAVASTAAKSSYSPATGPVFAPVAVARKDPRLAGNWKTKSVEELSDDEVIAMPDSEYMNEKQLAFFRLKLLLLKSEILNSAGETTEHLREDTVVVPDPADRATIEEEHALELRTRDRERKLLKKIEQSIQRIDAGDYGYCDETGEPIGVPRLLARPTATLSLEAQQRRELKQKMFGD, from the coding sequence ATGAAGCCGAATTCGAAAGAGAAGAAGCCTGCCGCCAAGGTGCACAAGCCAACCGCCAAACCGGCGGCGAAGAAGGCCGCGAAGCCGGCAGCCGGCGCGACGCGCACCGCAGCCCGGCCGGCTGCCAAGGTGGCGACAGGCAAGGCAGCCGGGCTTGCAAAAAGCCACGCATCGGCTAAAAAGCTTGCTAGCGCAGCAGCGGGGAAGTCTTCCGGCGCCGGGAAACCGGCGAAGCCTGCGGCCGCGGCGCCGACACGGCCCAGTCCTGAGCGCGCCGCCAAGCCGGGAGCGAAGGCTGTCAGGCCGATCGACAAGCCTGCGGCCCAGGCGAGCGTTGCGCGCAGCGAGACTGCCATGTCCGACACCAAAGCGACCTCCGGAGCAGCACCACGGCGCGCGAGCAAGCTTGCATCGGCGATGCAGCCGCCAGCAGCGCCCGCAGTGGCTTCGACTGCGGCCAAGTCGAGCTACTCACCGGCGACCGGGCCGGTATTCGCGCCGGTCGCTGTAGCGCGCAAGGACCCCAGGCTTGCCGGCAATTGGAAGACCAAGTCCGTCGAAGAATTGAGCGACGACGAGGTCATCGCGATGCCGGACTCGGAATACATGAACGAGAAGCAACTCGCGTTCTTCCGCCTGAAGCTGCTGCTGCTCAAGTCCGAAATTCTCAACAGCGCCGGCGAGACGACCGAGCATCTTCGCGAAGACACGGTGGTCGTCCCCGATCCGGCGGACCGGGCCACGATCGAGGAAGAGCATGCGCTCGAGTTGCGCACCCGCGACCGCGAACGCAAGCTGCTCAAGAAGATCGAGCAGTCGATCCAACGCATCGACGCCGGCGACTACGGCTACTGCGACGAGACCGGCGAGCCGATCGGCGTGCCGCGCCTGCTGGCGCGCCCGACGGCGACGCTGTCGCTCGAGGCGCAGCAACGACGCGAACTCAAGCAGAAGATGTTCGGCGATTGA
- a CDS encoding glutamate/aspartate ABC transporter+ ATP-binding protein GltL → MAENMIEIKGVSKWYGPVQVLNDCSVTIAKGDVVVVCGPSGSGKSTLIKTVNALEPIQKGEIVVNGTRVSDPKTDLPKLRSRVGMVFQHFELFPHLSVTENLTIAQIKVLGRKPDEAKARGLKMLDRVGLMAHKDKFPGQLSGGQQQRVAIARALSMDPIVMLFDEPTSALDPEMVGEVLDVMVRLASEGMTMMVVTHEMGFARKVASRVIFIDVGGRILEDCSKDEFFDHPENRAPRTRDFLNKILAH, encoded by the coding sequence GTGGCCGAGAACATGATCGAAATCAAGGGCGTGTCCAAATGGTACGGGCCGGTGCAGGTGCTGAACGACTGCTCGGTGACGATCGCCAAGGGCGACGTGGTCGTGGTCTGCGGGCCGTCGGGTTCGGGAAAGTCGACGCTGATCAAGACCGTGAACGCGCTCGAGCCGATCCAGAAGGGCGAGATCGTCGTGAACGGCACCCGGGTGAGCGATCCGAAGACCGACCTGCCGAAGCTGCGCTCCAGGGTCGGCATGGTGTTCCAGCATTTCGAGCTGTTTCCGCATCTGTCGGTGACCGAGAACCTGACGATCGCGCAGATCAAGGTGCTCGGGCGAAAGCCGGACGAGGCGAAGGCGCGCGGCCTGAAGATGCTCGACCGTGTCGGCCTGATGGCGCACAAGGACAAGTTCCCCGGTCAGCTCTCCGGCGGGCAGCAGCAGCGGGTCGCGATCGCGCGGGCGCTGTCGATGGACCCGATCGTGATGCTGTTCGACGAACCCACGTCGGCGCTCGACCCCGAAATGGTCGGCGAGGTGCTGGACGTGATGGTGCGCCTCGCGAGCGAGGGCATGACGATGATGGTGGTCACGCACGAGATGGGCTTTGCGCGCAAAGTCGCGAGCCGCGTGATCTTCATCGACGTCGGCGGCCGCATCCTGGAAGACTGCTCGAAAGACGAATTCTTCGACCACCCGGAGAACCGGGCGCCGCGCACGCGTGACTTCCTAAACAAAATCCTCGCGCACTGA
- a CDS encoding ATP-dependent protease subunit HslV — protein sequence MESFHATTIVSVRRATPQGMEVAIGGDGQVTLGNVVVKGTARKVRKLFHDQVLAGFAGATADAFTLFERFEGKLEKHQGQLMRAAVDLTKEWRTDRVLRRLEAMLAVADRSASLIITGNGDVLEPEQGIVAIGSGGPYAQAAAKALLDNTDLSARDIVKKSLEIAGSLCIYTNMHHTIETLN from the coding sequence ATGGAATCGTTTCACGCAACCACCATCGTCAGCGTGCGCCGCGCAACACCGCAGGGCATGGAAGTGGCCATCGGCGGCGACGGACAGGTGACCCTCGGCAACGTCGTGGTGAAGGGGACGGCGCGCAAGGTGCGCAAGCTCTTCCATGATCAGGTGCTGGCGGGCTTTGCCGGCGCGACCGCCGACGCGTTCACGCTGTTCGAGCGCTTCGAGGGCAAGCTCGAAAAGCATCAGGGCCAGTTGATGCGCGCTGCGGTGGATCTGACCAAGGAGTGGCGTACCGACCGCGTGCTGCGCAGGCTGGAGGCGATGCTCGCGGTCGCCGACCGGAGCGCATCGCTGATCATCACCGGCAACGGCGACGTGCTCGAGCCCGAACAGGGCATCGTCGCGATCGGTTCCGGTGGCCCTTATGCGCAGGCGGCGGCCAAGGCGCTGCTCGACAACACCGACCTGTCGGCACGCGATATCGTCAAGAAGTCGCTGGAAATTGCCGGATCGCTGTGCATCTATACCAACATGCACCACACGATCGAAACCTTGAATTGA
- a CDS encoding Dihydroorotase has translation MMDQISLTRPDDWHLHLRDGAALVTTVPHSAARFGRAIVMPNLKPPLTTTAQALAYAGRIRAAVPAGMRFEPLMTLYLTDTLPPGEIARAKDAGVVAVKLYPAGATTHSDAGVTDVRMTYRTLEAMQRAGLLLLVHGEVTTPEVDLFDREARFIDQQLIPLRHDFPELKIVFEHITTREAAQYVAESDRFIGATITAHHLLYNRNAIFTGGIRPHYYCLPVLKREEHRCALVAAATSGDPKFFLGTDSAPHPAQLKEHATGCAGCYTAHAAIEMYAEAFDNAGALDRLEAFASFHGADFYGLPRNTDRITLRREAWIVPQSYPFGDAELKPLRAGESLPWRVVR, from the coding sequence ATGATGGACCAGATCAGCCTGACGCGTCCTGACGACTGGCATCTGCACCTGCGTGACGGCGCGGCGCTGGTCACCACGGTGCCGCACAGCGCGGCGCGCTTTGGCCGCGCGATCGTGATGCCGAACCTGAAGCCGCCGCTGACCACCACGGCCCAGGCGTTGGCCTACGCCGGACGGATTCGCGCCGCGGTGCCCGCTGGCATGCGGTTCGAGCCACTGATGACGCTGTACCTGACCGACACGCTGCCGCCGGGCGAAATTGCCCGTGCGAAGGACGCCGGCGTCGTCGCGGTGAAGCTGTACCCGGCCGGCGCGACCACGCACAGCGATGCCGGCGTGACCGATGTCCGCATGACGTACCGCACGCTCGAGGCGATGCAGCGAGCCGGGCTGCTGCTGCTGGTGCATGGGGAGGTGACGACGCCCGAAGTGGACCTGTTCGACCGCGAGGCGCGCTTCATCGACCAGCAACTGATTCCGCTGCGGCATGACTTCCCGGAACTGAAGATCGTGTTCGAGCACATCACGACGCGCGAGGCCGCGCAGTATGTCGCTGAGTCCGACCGCTTCATCGGTGCCACGATCACCGCGCACCACCTGCTGTACAACCGCAACGCGATCTTCACCGGCGGCATCCGCCCGCACTACTACTGCCTGCCGGTCTTGAAGCGCGAAGAGCACCGGTGCGCGCTGGTTGCCGCCGCCACCTCCGGCGATCCGAAGTTCTTTCTGGGCACCGACAGCGCGCCACACCCGGCCCAGCTGAAGGAGCATGCGACCGGTTGCGCCGGCTGCTATACCGCGCATGCGGCGATCGAGATGTACGCCGAGGCGTTCGACAATGCCGGCGCGTTGGACCGGCTCGAGGCGTTCGCCAGTTTCCACGGCGCCGACTTCTATGGCCTGCCGCGCAATACCGATCGCATCACGCTGCGCCGCGAGGCCTGGATCGTGCCCCAAAGCTACCCGTTCGGTGACGCTGAGCTCAAGCCGCTGCGCGCCGGCGAATCCCTGCCGTGGCGGGTGGTGCGGTGA
- a CDS encoding Regulator of nucleoside diphosphate kinase, which yields MPNSAYEPRTMSELDHVRIHGLIRRQQPPQAAQITEIIDSAHLVRPQDIPADVVTMYSQARVADVDSGEQRTLTVVYPQDADAARGMISVLSPVGASLLGLPVGAVARWTGPDGTRVATRVEAILFQPEASGDHLR from the coding sequence ATGCCTAATTCCGCCTACGAACCGCGCACGATGAGCGAACTCGATCATGTGCGCATCCACGGCTTGATCCGCCGCCAGCAACCGCCGCAGGCGGCCCAGATCACCGAAATCATCGACAGCGCGCACCTGGTGCGGCCGCAGGACATACCGGCCGACGTGGTCACGATGTATTCGCAGGCGCGGGTGGCCGATGTCGACAGCGGTGAGCAGCGCACGCTGACCGTGGTCTACCCCCAGGATGCCGACGCGGCCCGGGGCATGATCTCGGTGCTGTCGCCGGTCGGCGCCAGCCTGCTCGGGCTGCCGGTGGGCGCGGTCGCGCGCTGGACCGGGCCGGATGGCACGCGTGTCGCGACCAGGGTCGAGGCAATCTTGTTCCAGCCGGAAGCCAGCGGCGACCATCTGCGATAG
- a CDS encoding Site-specific tyrosine recombinase XerC: MNKSADPHRPEDAVAALGDPLIERYLEHVRVERRLAQRTVELYALALHRLAGQARAAGIALTAVQSADIRRWAAQLHGAGHGGRGIALILSGWRGFYRWLGREGRVASNPVQDVRAPKSAKPLPKALAVDDAVRLAEHRGEDGDAPWLEARDAAIVELLYGCGLRVGELVGLDVVAGAGARGWIDVAGAEAHVLGKGSKRRSTPIGAKALAALARWLALRGQVAAAAEPALFVGQRGTRLSAQSIWQRLRRRSLLAGLATPVHPHMLRHSFASHLLQSSGDLRAVQELLGHASIATTQVYTRLDFQHLARVYDAAHPRARLPRKRT; encoded by the coding sequence ATGAACAAGTCGGCCGATCCGCATCGGCCCGAAGATGCGGTCGCCGCTCTCGGCGATCCGCTCATCGAGCGCTATCTCGAGCATGTCCGGGTCGAGCGGCGCCTTGCGCAGCGCACGGTCGAGCTCTATGCGCTGGCGCTGCACCGGCTGGCGGGTCAGGCGCGCGCAGCCGGCATCGCACTCACCGCGGTGCAGAGCGCCGATATCCGCCGCTGGGCCGCGCAGCTGCACGGCGCCGGGCACGGCGGACGCGGGATCGCATTGATCCTGTCCGGCTGGCGCGGCTTCTACCGCTGGCTTGGCCGCGAAGGGCGGGTCGCGAGCAATCCGGTGCAGGACGTGCGCGCGCCGAAGTCGGCCAAGCCGCTGCCCAAGGCGCTGGCGGTCGATGACGCGGTGCGTCTCGCCGAGCATCGCGGCGAGGACGGCGACGCGCCCTGGCTGGAGGCGCGCGACGCGGCCATCGTCGAACTGCTGTACGGGTGCGGTCTGCGGGTCGGCGAACTGGTTGGCCTGGACGTGGTAGCCGGCGCCGGCGCGCGCGGCTGGATCGACGTGGCTGGCGCCGAGGCGCATGTGCTGGGCAAGGGCAGCAAGCGGCGCAGCACCCCGATCGGCGCCAAAGCGCTGGCCGCGCTGGCGCGCTGGCTGGCGCTACGCGGGCAAGTCGCTGCTGCCGCCGAGCCAGCGCTGTTCGTCGGGCAGCGCGGCACCCGTCTGTCGGCTCAATCGATCTGGCAACGGCTGCGTCGGCGCAGCCTGCTGGCGGGGCTTGCGACGCCGGTGCATCCGCACATGCTGCGCCATTCGTTCGCCAGCCATCTGCTGCAGTCCAGCGGCGACCTGCGCGCGGTGCAGGAGCTGCTCGGGCACGCGAGCATCGCCACCACGCAGGTCTACACCCGGCTCGACTTTCAGCATCTGGCGCGCGTCTACGATGCGGCGCATCCACGCGCCAGGCTGCCGCGCAAACGGACCTGA
- a CDS encoding Protease HtpX has protein sequence MKRIFLFVLTNVAVVVVLGIVASLLGVNRYLTANGLNLGALLGFALVMGFGGAIISLLISKQVAKWSAGVRVIEQPQSADEAWIVETVRKLASQAGVGMPEVGIFEGAPNAFATGAFKNSALVAISTGLLQGMTREEVEAVIGHEISHIANGDMVTMTLIQGVMNTFVVFLSRVIGMLVDGFLRRGDDRSSGPGIGYFISTVVLDIVLGFVAAIIVAWFSRQREFRADAGSAHLLGRQPMIRALARLGGMEPGALPKSVSAMGITGSIGQLFATHPPIEARIAALQNAQA, from the coding sequence ATGAAGCGTATCTTTTTGTTCGTGCTGACCAACGTCGCGGTGGTCGTGGTGCTGGGGATCGTCGCGAGCCTGCTCGGCGTCAATCGCTACCTCACGGCGAACGGGCTCAACCTCGGCGCGTTGCTCGGGTTTGCGCTGGTCATGGGCTTCGGCGGCGCGATTATCTCGCTCTTGATCAGCAAGCAGGTGGCCAAGTGGAGCGCCGGCGTGCGCGTGATCGAGCAGCCGCAGAGCGCCGACGAGGCCTGGATCGTCGAGACGGTGCGTAAGCTCGCGTCGCAGGCCGGCGTCGGCATGCCCGAGGTCGGCATCTTCGAGGGCGCCCCGAATGCGTTCGCGACCGGTGCGTTCAAGAATTCCGCGCTGGTGGCGATCTCGACCGGACTGCTGCAGGGCATGACGCGCGAAGAAGTGGAGGCGGTGATCGGCCACGAGATTTCGCACATTGCCAACGGCGACATGGTCACGATGACGCTGATCCAGGGCGTGATGAATACCTTCGTCGTGTTCCTGAGTCGCGTGATCGGCATGCTGGTGGACGGTTTTCTGCGCCGCGGCGACGACCGCTCGTCCGGGCCCGGCATCGGCTACTTCATCTCCACGGTGGTGCTCGATATCGTGCTCGGCTTCGTCGCCGCGATCATCGTTGCCTGGTTCAGCCGGCAACGCGAATTCCGTGCCGACGCCGGGTCTGCCCATCTGCTCGGACGCCAGCCGATGATCCGTGCGCTCGCGCGACTCGGCGGCATGGAGCCGGGCGCGCTGCCCAAGAGCGTCTCGGCGATGGGCATCACCGGCAGCATCGGCCAGCTGTTCGCGACGCACCCGCCGATCGAGGCGCGCATCGCCGCGTTGCAGAATGCGCAGGCCTGA